One genomic window of Ictalurus punctatus breed USDA103 chromosome 23, Coco_2.0, whole genome shotgun sequence includes the following:
- the si:ch73-264p11.1 gene encoding uncharacterized protein LOC100528723 isoform X1, translating into MEYMDLLFYHGPITRERCEEILSAKGKDGSFLIRESETIHGALCLCVFKKKVVYTYRILQTHSGYYTLQSSAGVQEKFFKTLEDLVRHYKKRNQGLANRLRYSVKRKQTDQESVISNDEPDYENVDVTDDYVEVLPDD; encoded by the exons ATGGAGTACATGGATCTCCTCTTCTACCATGGTCCCATCACCAGAGAACGTTGCGAGGAGATCCTGTCTGCGAAGGGAAAAGATGGATCGTTTCTCATCCGGGAAAGCGAGACCATCCATGGAGCTCTGTGCCTCTGCGTCTT CAAAAAGAAAGTGGTGTACACATACAGGATCCTACAAACTCATTCTGGATATTACACTTTACAG AGCAGTGCAGGGGTACAGGAGAAGTTTTTTAAGACGCTGGAAGATCTTGTTCGTCACTATAAGAAGAGAAATCAGGGTTTAGCAAATCGTCTACGTTACTCTGTGAAGAGGAAACAAACAGATCAGGAATCTGTGATCAGTAACGATGAACCAGACTACGAGA ACGTGGATGTGACTGATGATTATGTTGAGGTGCTGCCAGACGATTGA
- the si:ch73-264p11.1 gene encoding uncharacterized protein LOC100528723 (The RefSeq protein has 1 substitution compared to this genomic sequence), which translates to MEYMDLLFYHGPITRERCEEILSAKGKDGSFLIRESETIHGALCLCVFKKKVVYTYRILQTHSGYYTLQSSAGVQEKFFKTLEDLVRHYKKRNQGLANRLRYSVKRKQTDQESVISNDEPDYENVDVTDDYVEVLPDV; encoded by the exons ATGGAGTACATGGATCTCCTCTTCTACCATGGTCCCATCACCAGAGAACGTTGCGAGGAGATCCTGTCTGCGAAGGGAAAAGATGGATCGTTTCTCATCCGGGAAAGCGAGACCATCCATGGAGCTCTGTGCCTCTGCGTCTT CAAAAAGAAAGTGGTGTACACATACAGGATCCTACAAACTCATTCTGGATATTACACTTTACAG AGCAGTGCAGGGGTACAGGAGAAGTTTTTTAAGACGCTGGAAGATCTTGTTCGTCACTATAAGAAGAGAAATCAGGGTTTAGCAAATCGTCTACGTTACTCTGTGAAGAGGAAACAAACAGATCAGGAATCTGTGATCAGTAACGATGAACCAGACTACGAGA ACGTGGATGTGACTGATGATTATGTTGAGGTGCTGCCAGACGATTGA